Proteins from a single region of Anastrepha ludens isolate Willacy chromosome 5, idAnaLude1.1, whole genome shotgun sequence:
- the LOC128864513 gene encoding probable cytochrome P450 6a13 has protein sequence MDFYFIIFTSLFSLLLSYLRYKYQYWEVRGVPQLKMNYLFGNFFRMGSINGAELMHEVYQQFRGRGKFVGTYIFTKPILVILDLDLIKSILVKDFNKFTDRASDNGGDEALASNLFTLNGEKWRPLRAKLTPTFTSAKMKFMFPTLISVTHQLEQALSAHISQVPDGVIEIHDMMARYTTDVIGYCVFGVECNSLKDPNVEFRQIGRRIFFRRFFSVRLRLLMITYPVLFKWLKYFQIKRFPTDISEFMKRLVRETVRVREEQQLQRNDFMNLLIELKNTKDANGMPGMSIESMAGQVFLFFAAGFETSSSNMSYGLYELAKNPHVQEKLRAEIVSVLAKHNGELTYEAMMEMNYLDQVITETIRKYPALAALTRVSVEEYRLPDTNIILEKGIKVHIPVKELHYDPDIYENPEEFRPERFSPEEVQKRHPQAFLGFGDGPRNCIGLRFARMQVRVGLITLLKSYRFSLSENTPTQIEFCKFSLVRVPEADILLKAEKL, from the exons ATGGATTTCTACTTCATTATCTTCACTTCACTCTTCTCCCTGCTGCTCAGCTACCTCCGATACAAGTACCAATATTGGGAGGTACGGGGTGTGCCTCAACTGAAAATGAACTACCTATTCGGCAACTTCTTTCGAATGGGTTCTATAAACGGAGCAGAGCTCATGCACGAGGTCTATCAGCAATTCCGTGGTAGAGGCAAATTTGTCGGTACCTACATTTTCACCAAACCAATACTCGTCATACTCGATCTGGATCTAATCAAGTCCATACTAGTCAAAGATTTCAATAAATTCACTGATCGTGCTTCTGATAATGGTGGTGACGAAGCACTCGCCTCAAATCTATTTACCCTAAACGGTGAAAAGTGGCGCCCTTTACGCGCCAAACTCACACCCACCTTCACATCGgcgaaaatgaaatttatgttTCCCACATTGATATCGGTGACACACCAATTGGAACAAGCCCTTAGTGCACATATATCACAAGTGCCGGACGGCGTTATTGAGATTCACGATATGATGGCGCGCTATACAACTGATGTGATTGGCTATTGCGTCTTTGGGGTGGAATGCAACAGCCTAAAGGATCCTAATGTAGAGTTTCGTCAAATAGGTCGCCGTATTTTCTTTCGACGCTTCTTTTCCGTACGTCTACGCTTGCTAATGATAACCTATCCTGTGCTATTCAAGTGGCTCAAGTATTTCCAAATCAAACGATTTCCCACAGACATCAGTGAGTTTATGAAGCGTTTGGTGCGCGAGACGGTGCGTGTGCGTGAAGAGCAGCAATTGCAGCGTAATGATTTCATGAACTTGTTGATTGAGTTGAAGAATACTAAGGATGCAAATGGTATGCCAGGCATGAGTATTGAATCGATGGCGGGTCAGGTATTCTTGTTTTTTGCTGCTGGATTTGAGACCAGTTCGAGTAATATGAGTTATGGGCTGTATGAGTTAGCGAAAAATCCGCATGTGCAGGAGAAGTTGAGAGCTGAAATCGTCAGCGTACTAGCGAAGCACAATGGCGAGTTGACCTATGAAGCTATGATGGAAATGAACTACCTGGACCAAGTCATAACGG AAACTATACGCAAATATCCAGCACTGGCCGCGCTTACCCGTGTCTCAGTCGAGGAGTACAGATTGCCCGATACGAATATTATACTCGAGAAAGGCATAAAAGTGCATATACCAGTTAAGGAGTTACACTACGATCCAGATATCTATGAAAATCCCGAAGAATTTCGTCCCGAGCGCTTCAGTCCAGAAGAAGTGCAAAAGCGTCACCCGCAGGCTTTTCTCGGCTTCGGCGACGGACCACGCAATTGTATTGGCCTACGTTTTGCGCGCATGCAAGTGCGCGTGGGATTGATAACTCTACTGAAATCTTATCGCTTCAGCTTATCCGAGAACACACCAACACAAatagaattttgtaaatttagtttAGTAAGAGTGCCGGAGGCTGACATATTGCTGAAGGCAGAAAAATTGTAA